GCTCATTCTTGTTAAAGGATTATTGCATGAATTCCCACAGCCGCCGGTTCGGATTCCTTCTTATTTTTATTATGTTACCTATGATTCTCCTTATCCAGGGGAAGGCCCTGGCCGTTACGCCCATGGTCGCCGCGGGGGATGGGCACACCCTGGCCTTGAAGGCGGACGGCCGGGTGTGGGCGTGGGGTTCCAATTTGTCGGGACAATTGGGGGACGGCAGCAAGGAAGACCGCACAGCGCCGGTAATGGTCCCCGGGCTGACGGACATCTCGGCTGTTGCAGCCGGCCACGGCCGCTCCGTGGCTTTGGAAAAAAACGGAACAGTCTGGTTTTGGGGATATCTCCCGGACGCCCACATGGAAAAGTCCATTGCAAAGACTTTTGAATCTCCGGTCAGGGTTGAAGGCCTGGATCGTGTAATCGCCATAGCCTCGGGAAGGCTGCATTCCATTGCACTGAAGGATGACGGAACCGTGTGGACCTGGTACGCGGTTCCGCCCTGCCCTTTTGAATGCAAATATCCCATCATTTTGGAGCCGCTGCAAATCCAGGGATTGCAGGGGATCGCTCGGATTTTCTTTTCGGGATGGCGTTTAATAGCCATCGACAAAGACGGCGGCATGTTTGAATGGAGATGTGATGGGGATGGCGAAGGGAAAACGGACTGCCCCGCCAAAGCAGTTCCCGGTCCAGACGGCCAAGGTTCTTTTAATATTATGAAATAATGTCAAAAGCCTAAGACGACGGGTTCCTGGTAAGGGTCGCGCAAAGGTTGGACGCAGGATTTCTTTATAAAGGCAAGAACCGGCTCAGGGCTCTTCCAGGCGTTCTATCCGGGCGGTTTCCTTGAGTTTGGTCCCGTGATCCAGAATCATGGCGGCTTTTCTGTCCTCGGTCATTTTGGCGATTAGCTTGTCCTTAATCTCATCAAAGCCCAATAGGGTCCGGGGCTTTTTGTCCTCCACGTAAAGGATGTGGTAGCCGAACACGCTTTCCACCGGCTCGCTGATTTCTCCCACTTCCATGCCGAACACGACCTCTTCCAGGGGTTTTAGCTGGGCCTTGGGCAAATCGCCTTTCTGGATGTATCCCAGGTCGCCGCCCCGTTTTTTGGATTCGCAGTCGGAATACTCCCGGGCGGCGGCGAAGTTCTCGCCCTTTTTCAGCTTTCGCACAATGCGTTTGGCTGTTATCAGAGCCTTTTCATCCGCCCTGTCCCCGTCCTCCTCCTTGAATTCCACCAGAATATGGCTGGCCCGCACCATTTCCTCCTGGTAAAAATTCTCCCGATGGCCGTCGTAATACTCCCTGGCCTCCGCCTCCGAGACCTTGGAGAGGGGGTCGAATTTCCTGTCCAGATAATCCTGGGTCATGACATAACGTTCCGCGATCCGGCGAAACTGCTCCGAAGTAACGTGCAGGGCTTCCAAGCCCTTTTCATAGGCCGCCAGGCTGGGAAAGCGCTTCTGAAAGCTCCAGATGAACTCATCCACCTTGGCGGGATCAGCTTTCTCGCCGGCGGCCCTGGCTTCCTGATAGATCAGCATGGCCCAGATGGTGCTCTCCATCATGGCCTGGCGGAACGCGGGAATTTCCGAAGGCCTGAAAAAAGCGCCCTCCCGGAACATGTGGTCCTGTGTCAGGATTTCCGCCAGATTCATTTCCCATTTATGAAAATCCATGCCGTTCACGCGCAAGACCACCCGGGAGTAGTCCTCCGTCAGGTCGTCCGCACAGGCTGCAGGCAGAGACGCGCACAAAAAGCAGAGAGATACACATAGAATGGCGGTCCCTTTGAAAAAACCGATCATGCTCAGACTCCAGCGAGTTTTAATTGGATTGTCAAAAAATATTCCCCTCAGACAAGAGATAAAGCAGGACAAGACGTCCTTGTCCACGACAATTTTTTGGCGTTGTCAAATTTTCCAGGAGAAATCCATGCATCAAGGCCTCAACAGTTCTCTCAAACCCCCTGATAATGCAAGCCATATCATGTTTATTAAATAAGTTTAAAGGGTTATGAATAATCACACTATTTTCATGAAGTTTTACTTTTATTAAAATCCTAACACACAAAGGTAGCCGCTTGATATGATTTTAATATCATTCAAGGGCGCCTCCAACCTCTTGCTTTGAAACCCGCCCCGGGCGAAAAATCCGGCTCGTCTGGTACGGGGGTTGCACTATTCAGGGGCAAGTGAGGTGATTATGGAACGATTAAGTTATGGAGAAAGAAAGGCGTTGACCGCCTTGCAAAGTTACGGCCGGATCATTTGGCGCCGCATAGAAGGGGCTGTGCACTCCGAGGAGGGCGCGCCCCGCATGGGAGGCTTTTCCGTGGAAGACATGGAAAGCCTGGTAAATCAAGGATTCGCCAAGCGGACCCAGGTCGCCCCCAACCTGGTCTTCCGCGTCACCGGGCCCGGCATGGGCGCGGAACTTTAAACTTCTAACTCCTCTCTCTCCCCTCTTAGGCCAGTCCCTTTTTTCGGGACTGGCCTGTTTAACAGGAATTTTCCGCATTAACAATATGACTCACAAAAATTTGGACGCTAAGGACGGCTGGGCGGCCGACCCTTCCAGGCCTCCAACAAAACTCCGGCGTCAATGTCACCAAATAGGCACTTAAAAAGACGAATAATGAATATGGATGTTTTTATTATTAATACGCCAGCCGTGTTTTCCTGCCAATGGAACGGTTTTTGCATATTTTTTAATCGATTTAATTTCAAGATAATTTAACCAGTTTCACCACGGCGCAAAAACCCGCGGCGTTTCCGGTCCGCCGCATTCCATACCAATAATGAGAACTAATACTATAATGTCTCACCTTAAACTCCGTCGAAAATATTCCAACAGGAGGAGCACCATGAAAAATTTCAGAATCTTGGCATTTTTATGCCTGATTGCAGCCTGTCTGGTCTGGGCTGGGCCGGGTTACGCCGCCCTGACGCCAGCCGGCACGGTGATTTCCAATCAAGCCCATGCGGATTACAAGGACGCCAACGGCAATTCCCTGCCCAGGGTGTTTGCCACGCCCGTCACCACCTTGGTGGGACAGGTGGCTGCGGTGGATCTCTCCCCGCCAACGTCGACCAAGTCCAAGGCCAAGGGAACCACGGTCAATTTCGGGGCCGAAATCGTCAATACCGGCAACGGCCAGGACGCATATACACTGGCCGTAGCCACATGCCCCGGCTGGACCGCCGTCATCTACCTGGACGACAACGAAAACGGCATCCGGGACGCAGGGGAGGACACAGAGGTGACGGCCACGGCCGCCCTGGATCCGAATGAAAACTACTGGGTGGTGGTCCAGGTCACATCTCCGGCCGGCGCCAGCAACGGAGACGCCTGCGACACGGATTTGACGGCCACCAGTCAATTTGACGGAACCGTGTATGACATGGGGACATTCACTTACGTGGTGCAGGATGCTGAATTGACCGTTAACAAAACAGTCAGTCCTTCCGGAGGCGTGGATCCCGGGACCGTCCTGACCTACGCCATTGAAGGCTCCAACACCGGCACGGCCACGGCGGAAAATGTGATCGTAACGGATCCCATCCCCGCCAACACCACCTATGTGGCCAACAGCATCCGCGTCGGTCCGTCGGGCGGCACGTATGGAACGGCGACCCCGCAGACGGACCTTGCTGACAATGGACAGGTTGGCGGCGACACGGCGGACTATAACATCTCCAATCCCGGGAAGGTCACGGTGTTCTGGGGAGATGCGCCCGCCGGCGACTCGGGAATCATCTATTTCCAGGTTACGGTCAATGCAAACGTCCAGGCGGGTGTACACATAGAAAACACCGCTGACATTGACTACGAAGTTGGAGGAGTCTCCCAGCCCACGGACAACTCCACCAAGGCTCAAAATACGGTGGACAGCCAGCCTGATGTATCCATCACGACGGATCAGTCCCTTTCGGGCGATCCCAGCGACGAAATGGTCTATCCCATAGAGGTATGCAACTACGGCAATTCCGCGGACGTCATAGACCTGACCGTCCAGTCCTCTCAGGGATGGACCTGGACCCTGTGGTTGGACCTGGACCTGGACGGCATGGTGGAGGACGACGGCGATTACATCCTGACGGATACGGACGGAGACGGCAAGGTGGACACGGGCTCATTGGCCGTGGGCGCCTGCAGGACCATACTGGCTCTGGTGACCATTCCGGCGGGCAGCGCGGACCAGTCCCAGGACACGACCTTAATAACCGTGGCGTCCAGCGTCGACCCCACGGTGACCGATTCGGTAACCCTGATCACCACAGTGACCGCTCCGGTGCTCAACATCACAAAAACAGTGAACCCAACAGGAACCCAAAACCCCGGCACGGTGCTGGTCTACACCATCACCGCCACCAATACGGGTACGGGCGCGGCCACGGAAGTGAGCGTAACGGACCAGATTCCCACGTACACAACCTTTGTGGCCGGCTCCATCCACACAGGCTCCACCGTGGCCAGCCTGGCAGCGAGAAGCGACGCCATTGACGGCGACGGCGCCGGATACAGCCAGGGCGTGAATTCCGTGGTTGCTCCGGACGGAGGAACCCTGAGCCTTGGACAGAACGGCCAGTGGATTGTGCGTTTTTCGGTAACCATCGATTAGCCGAAACCTGAGGGACGAGGGCCGCGGTATGCTCCGGACGCCGGAAAAACAACCTGAGCACTATATAAAGCGCATGGCGGTCGCCTGTTTGCTGCTCCTGTGGTGCGTGCTGGCGCAGGCTTACCCGGCCCTGGCCCTTAGTCCTCCTGTTGGAACTCAAATAACCAATACGGCGGAGGCGACGTACGCCGACGCCAATGGCAACGATATGCCGGAGCTCAGCGCTTCGGTCGGCACGGAGGTTGGCGGAGCCCCTGTGCTGAAAATCTCCAAAACGGCAAGCAGCAATCCCATAGCCATGGGCTCGGAAATCGTTTACACCATCCTCTACTCCAACCAGGGCAACGCCCCAGCTACTGGGGTGATTATTACGGATGACTTGTCCGACATCCTCACTTTCCAGGAAGCGTCGGACGGAGGAGCATACGCCCCCGGGCCTCCGGGCGGAGGCCGGGTGACATGGAGCCTGCCCGATCTGGCCGCGGGCTCTTCCGGTTCGATAACAATCAGAGCGCTGGTGAAAACCGCCGGAGACTACGCTCCGGGCGATCCTGACGCCATCGCCCCAGGCAGCCTGATATACAACACGGCCAAAATCGACTCCAACGAAATTGACGAAGAGGAAACCATCATCACCACTGTTGGATCAGGCCCCAACCTTGTGCTGACCAAATCGGTGCAGTCCAATTCGGTTGCGCCCGGCGGCGAGATTCAATACACCCTGAGGTACAAAA
This genomic stretch from Desulfatibacillum aliphaticivorans DSM 15576 harbors:
- a CDS encoding RCC1 domain-containing protein, with translation MNSHSRRFGFLLIFIMLPMILLIQGKALAVTPMVAAGDGHTLALKADGRVWAWGSNLSGQLGDGSKEDRTAPVMVPGLTDISAVAAGHGRSVALEKNGTVWFWGYLPDAHMEKSIAKTFESPVRVEGLDRVIAIASGRLHSIALKDDGTVWTWYAVPPCPFECKYPIILEPLQIQGLQGIARIFFSGWRLIAIDKDGGMFEWRCDGDGEGKTDCPAKAVPGPDGQGSFNIMK
- a CDS encoding peptidylprolyl isomerase, with the protein product MIGFFKGTAILCVSLCFLCASLPAACADDLTEDYSRVVLRVNGMDFHKWEMNLAEILTQDHMFREGAFFRPSEIPAFRQAMMESTIWAMLIYQEARAAGEKADPAKVDEFIWSFQKRFPSLAAYEKGLEALHVTSEQFRRIAERYVMTQDYLDRKFDPLSKVSEAEAREYYDGHRENFYQEEMVRASHILVEFKEEDGDRADEKALITAKRIVRKLKKGENFAAAREYSDCESKKRGGDLGYIQKGDLPKAQLKPLEEVVFGMEVGEISEPVESVFGYHILYVEDKKPRTLLGFDEIKDKLIAKMTEDRKAAMILDHGTKLKETARIERLEEP
- a CDS encoding isopeptide-forming domain-containing fimbrial protein, producing MKNFRILAFLCLIAACLVWAGPGYAALTPAGTVISNQAHADYKDANGNSLPRVFATPVTTLVGQVAAVDLSPPTSTKSKAKGTTVNFGAEIVNTGNGQDAYTLAVATCPGWTAVIYLDDNENGIRDAGEDTEVTATAALDPNENYWVVVQVTSPAGASNGDACDTDLTATSQFDGTVYDMGTFTYVVQDAELTVNKTVSPSGGVDPGTVLTYAIEGSNTGTATAENVIVTDPIPANTTYVANSIRVGPSGGTYGTATPQTDLADNGQVGGDTADYNISNPGKVTVFWGDAPAGDSGIIYFQVTVNANVQAGVHIENTADIDYEVGGVSQPTDNSTKAQNTVDSQPDVSITTDQSLSGDPSDEMVYPIEVCNYGNSADVIDLTVQSSQGWTWTLWLDLDLDGMVEDDGDYILTDTDGDGKVDTGSLAVGACRTILALVTIPAGSADQSQDTTLITVASSVDPTVTDSVTLITTVTAPVLNITKTVNPTGTQNPGTVLVYTITATNTGTGAATEVSVTDQIPTYTTFVAGSIHTGSTVASLAARSDAIDGDGAGYSQGVNSVVAPDGGTLSLGQNGQWIVRFSVTID